The following coding sequences lie in one Armatimonadota bacterium genomic window:
- a CDS encoding DNA methyltransferase translates to MTEQQINFKTKRELDEAILQDKAIGTPDLQIGQKYGVSFKYIERLITKTHGLNVSELKDTKKIKTLHPKDFKEQQTTVWSFKQRGNWATHSGEYRGNWSPYIPRNIILKYSKPGDIVLDYFCGGGTTAIECKLLGRRCIAIDINEKAIELAKRNTDFSLQPEQLSLTNEQKNLCIYEPTLKVGDARDLFFLDDDSIDLICAHPPYANIINYTNSKDGDLSFLDLDHFLNEMSKVAKESFRVLKPGRQCAILIGDMRKDKHVIPLGFQLINVYLDAGFKLRELVIKRQHNCKTTGFWYANSVKYNFLLLAHEYLPVFEKPVSGLPADKVEPNVNRPLVAPILKNLPVNRNVENLETTTVWELPEKSFEQELNKNIIYRYSDGERFSAISFNFHPTGESNDSENSNQENRQLLIIKSPFLDNNPSRLTIEYYLKEVEQIVKHNLSSITKGGFVVIQTQDLRIDGYIEPLAKRIVDKLTDDNLWLKEIVVLSYKDESLKPQSPDGFLKIAHKYLLIYEVMKSN, encoded by the coding sequence ATGACCGAACAGCAAATAAACTTTAAAACCAAAAGAGAACTGGATGAGGCAATATTACAAGATAAGGCAATAGGAACCCCTGACTTGCAGATTGGTCAAAAGTATGGGGTTAGTTTTAAGTACATTGAACGGCTTATTACCAAAACTCATGGGTTAAACGTTAGCGAACTAAAAGATACAAAGAAAATAAAAACCCTCCATCCAAAAGATTTTAAAGAGCAACAGACCACTGTTTGGAGCTTCAAACAAAGGGGAAATTGGGCAACTCATAGCGGCGAATATAGGGGCAATTGGTCCCCTTACATCCCAAGAAACATCATTCTCAAATATTCAAAACCTGGCGACATTGTTTTGGATTATTTTTGTGGCGGCGGCACAACGGCTATTGAATGCAAGCTACTAGGTAGGCGCTGTATTGCAATTGACATTAACGAAAAAGCAATCGAGTTGGCAAAAAGAAATACTGACTTTAGCCTGCAACCAGAGCAATTATCTCTTACGAATGAACAGAAAAACCTTTGTATTTACGAACCGACACTAAAGGTAGGTGATGCTAGAGATCTATTCTTCCTAGATGATGATTCTATAGATTTAATCTGCGCTCATCCGCCTTATGCAAACATCATTAACTATACAAATTCAAAAGATGGCGACTTGTCATTTCTTGATTTAGATCATTTCTTGAATGAAATGAGCAAGGTTGCAAAAGAAAGCTTTAGAGTACTGAAGCCCGGCAGACAATGTGCCATCTTGATAGGGGATATGCGAAAAGATAAACATGTAATCCCCCTGGGTTTCCAGCTCATAAACGTCTATCTAGACGCTGGTTTCAAATTAAGAGAATTGGTTATTAAGCGGCAGCATAATTGTAAAACCACAGGCTTTTGGTATGCAAACAGTGTCAAATACAACTTTCTCCTTCTTGCTCATGAGTACCTGCCAGTTTTTGAAAAGCCAGTGTCAGGACTTCCCGCAGACAAAGTGGAACCTAATGTCAATCGCCCTCTAGTTGCCCCCATCTTAAAAAACTTACCGGTAAATAGAAACGTGGAAAACCTTGAAACCACAACGGTATGGGAATTACCAGAAAAAAGCTTTGAGCAGGAGCTAAATAAAAACATTATCTATAGATATTCCGATGGAGAACGTTTTTCGGCTATATCATTTAATTTTCACCCAACGGGTGAATCGAATGATTCAGAAAACAGCAACCAAGAAAATAGACAGCTTCTTATCATTAAATCGCCATTTTTGGACAACAATCCTAGCCGTCTAACTATTGAATACTATTTAAAAGAAGTCGAACAAATAGTTAAGCATAACTTATCCAGCATAACCAAAGGTGGATTTGTGGTTATCCAGACTCAAGATTTGCGAATCGATGGATATATAGAGCCCCTTGCAAAAAGGATCGTGGATAAGCTAACCGATGATAATCTATGGCTCAAAGAAATAGTCGTCCTGAGTTACAAGGACGAATCTTTGAAACCCCAGTCACCTGATGGTTTTTTAAAAATAGCACATAAGTACCTGCTTATATATGAAGTCATGAAATCTAATTGA
- a CDS encoding GNAT family N-acetyltransferase, translated as MDEQLTYRNAVPSDIQQVPEIFLDAFPESVRHYVGFIPKADILRDIFGICLEIEPDSFFVALIDGRVVGYILAPADFPRMMRLFVWKGYLLKMGWRWITGRYGIGLRPLLISARNWIAIWRETRKQELNAKARILSIAVHPDFQSRGIGTELLRIALERLRSAGADKVRLEVRPDNLAAIHVYEKLGFEIKGKTRDTQGDWLIMLKDFQSTAEN; from the coding sequence ATGGATGAACAGCTTACCTATCGTAATGCAGTTCCTTCCGACATCCAGCAAGTGCCGGAGATATTTCTTGATGCCTTTCCCGAAAGCGTTCGCCATTATGTCGGATTCATTCCAAAAGCAGATATACTGCGCGATATTTTTGGTATTTGCCTTGAGATAGAACCCGATTCGTTTTTCGTGGCGCTGATAGACGGCCGCGTCGTCGGCTATATACTTGCGCCAGCGGACTTCCCTCGCATGATGCGGCTCTTCGTTTGGAAGGGTTACCTCCTAAAAATGGGTTGGCGCTGGATTACAGGTCGCTATGGCATAGGATTAAGACCTTTGCTAATCTCAGCCAGAAATTGGATAGCAATATGGCGCGAGACCCGCAAGCAAGAGCTTAATGCCAAGGCGAGAATACTTTCGATTGCAGTCCATCCCGATTTCCAAAGCCGCGGAATTGGAACCGAACTGCTTCGAATTGCGTTAGAGCGTCTCCGAAGCGCTGGAGCCGATAAAGTGCGCTTGGAAGTTCGCCCCGACAACCTTGCCGCAATCCATGTTTATGAAAAGCTTGGATTTGAAATTAAAGGAAAAACAAGAGATACCCAAGGTGACTGGCTCATCATGCTCAAAGACTTCCAATCCACCGCTGAAAACTAG
- a CDS encoding hydrogenase iron-sulfur subunit — protein sequence MDSGEPRILALCCHYCAYAAADLAGSLRLQYPPNVRIIRLPCTGKVDIAYIMHAFEQGIDGVIVAGCLEGGCHFQEGNLRAKKRVGLAKEVLAEAGIEPERLEMFNLSSAQANTFAEIIEEMTERLKKLGPNPLRLALSDK from the coding sequence ATGGATAGCGGCGAGCCGAGAATTTTGGCACTTTGTTGCCACTATTGTGCATATGCAGCCGCGGACCTTGCAGGTTCGTTGAGACTTCAATATCCGCCAAACGTGCGCATAATACGACTGCCTTGTACTGGCAAGGTTGATATTGCATATATTATGCATGCTTTCGAACAAGGCATTGACGGCGTTATAGTTGCAGGTTGCCTTGAGGGGGGCTGTCATTTCCAAGAGGGAAATCTTCGGGCGAAGAAGAGAGTCGGGTTGGCAAAGGAGGTTCTAGCGGAAGCAGGCATTGAACCAGAAAGGCTTGAGATGTTCAACCTTTCTTCGGCGCAAGCCAATACCTTTGCAGAAATAATCGAAGAGATGACCGAGCGGCTCAAGAAGCTGGGCCCGAATCCCCTTCGCCTGGCTCTAAGCGACAAATAA
- a CDS encoding methylenetetrahydrofolate reductase C-terminal domain-containing protein, giving the protein MIVGHRKHIQEIKQMLAPHKRILVLGCGTCVTVCLAGGEREVGMIASALRIAYRLDKDEREIIEATIERQCENQFIEDAIDEIQNSDAVLSLACGAGVQAIAERFPTKPVYPGLDTKFIGILQEQGIWTEKCIACGKCIVGLYGAVCPLTRCSKGLLSGPCGYSRDGKCEVSPDVECGWQLIYNRLKDIGQLDRLLEPAPLTDWSKSHEGGCRKLIREDQRITLDVEAS; this is encoded by the coding sequence ATGATAGTTGGACATCGCAAACATATTCAGGAAATTAAGCAGATGCTGGCGCCGCACAAGCGCATACTTGTATTAGGATGCGGCACATGCGTTACCGTCTGCCTTGCAGGCGGTGAGCGGGAAGTCGGCATGATTGCCTCTGCCCTTCGCATCGCATATCGCCTCGACAAAGACGAACGAGAGATTATCGAGGCAACTATCGAGCGCCAATGCGAGAATCAGTTCATCGAGGACGCTATAGACGAGATTCAAAACAGCGATGCAGTGCTTTCGCTAGCGTGTGGCGCAGGAGTTCAAGCCATAGCCGAGAGATTCCCAACCAAGCCAGTTTACCCCGGTTTGGATACCAAGTTCATCGGCATACTCCAAGAGCAAGGCATTTGGACTGAGAAGTGCATTGCGTGCGGAAAATGCATCGTTGGCTTGTATGGCGCAGTATGTCCGCTGACACGATGCTCCAAGGGCCTTCTCAGCGGGCCTTGTGGGTATTCCCGCGATGGTAAATGCGAGGTTTCGCCAGACGTCGAGTGCGGATGGCAACTCATTTACAATAGATTAAAAGACATTGGCCAACTTGACCGCCTCCTCGAGCCGGCGCCGCTCACCGATTGGTCAAAAAGCCACGAAGGCGGATGTAGAAAGCTAATCCGAGAGGACCAGCGAATAACTTTGGATGTCGAAGCCTCTTGA
- a CDS encoding PIG-L family deacetylase, with product MAALIEVGRRLILANSIYRLNLRTQAPLKQMPPPKQGEKIVIFAPHPDDETLGCGGLIQQAIQAGAHVKVVVATNGEYPEIDVIIFEKTIKLTPQKFIRLGYMRQRETLTALRHFGLPSKNVIFLGYPNGNTYRMWLPGNWLPSNPVRSPRTRQTRSPYANSFTPKAIYCGQSVLEDIEAILMREKPDIVIAPHPNDIHSGHWSVYAFTRYALDELASQGHLFAQKCVVYTYLIHRSFWPAPRGFRPWVMLEPPAPLVKLNQTEWFALPLTVAQMIDKRKAIGMYRTQFGAIDRLLQSFAKGNELFGVVKLTTWPIHQKVPAALVIKDPVGDLFTNGFKSRGDIAGVWLLRNNDRFSVKIKTRRPPTSKINFHFSINSGGIESRDRVIAYYSWQKGQASALVLKDGRLRRYGSRSVAVDVVGNTVIFHANWPLSDTRQTFLIIRAWTTSGGRVIDGTAVTRLWIGKLPPGIRLAGEEEPQTRSEAP from the coding sequence TTGGCGGCTCTGATAGAGGTAGGTCGCCGCCTCATCTTGGCTAATTCAATTTATAGATTGAACCTCCGCACCCAAGCGCCTTTAAAGCAAATGCCGCCGCCCAAACAAGGCGAAAAAATCGTTATATTCGCTCCACATCCCGATGACGAAACCCTCGGCTGTGGCGGGCTCATCCAGCAAGCCATTCAAGCCGGTGCGCACGTTAAAGTAGTTGTTGCCACAAACGGTGAGTATCCAGAAATAGACGTAATTATTTTCGAAAAAACTATCAAACTGACACCCCAAAAGTTTATTCGCTTGGGATATATGCGACAGCGTGAAACACTAACCGCACTTCGTCATTTTGGTTTGCCGTCGAAAAATGTCATATTCTTAGGATATCCAAATGGAAATACATATCGCATGTGGCTTCCCGGCAATTGGCTTCCCTCAAATCCAGTGCGCTCGCCCCGAACGAGGCAAACTCGTTCGCCATACGCTAATTCCTTTACACCAAAGGCAATTTACTGTGGCCAATCGGTGTTGGAAGACATCGAAGCAATTTTGATGCGCGAAAAGCCAGATATAGTTATAGCTCCCCATCCAAACGACATTCACTCGGGGCATTGGTCGGTATATGCATTCACAAGGTATGCACTAGATGAGCTGGCATCGCAGGGGCATTTATTTGCTCAGAAATGCGTTGTCTACACGTATCTAATCCACCGCAGTTTCTGGCCCGCCCCGCGCGGATTTAGGCCGTGGGTAATGCTTGAGCCCCCTGCCCCGCTTGTCAAGCTGAACCAAACGGAGTGGTTCGCACTGCCGCTTACGGTGGCACAAATGATTGACAAGCGGAAGGCAATAGGCATGTATCGAACGCAATTTGGCGCGATTGACCGACTGCTTCAATCGTTCGCAAAGGGCAACGAGCTGTTTGGAGTAGTCAAACTTACAACATGGCCAATCCACCAAAAAGTTCCTGCGGCATTAGTCATCAAAGATCCGGTTGGCGATTTGTTTACAAACGGGTTCAAGTCAAGGGGCGATATCGCGGGAGTCTGGCTTTTGCGGAATAATGACAGGTTTTCCGTCAAGATTAAGACCCGAAGGCCGCCAACTTCCAAGATAAACTTCCATTTTTCCATAAACAGCGGTGGGATTGAAAGCAGAGATAGGGTGATTGCATACTATAGTTGGCAAAAAGGGCAAGCATCAGCCTTAGTATTGAAAGATGGGCGGCTTCGAAGGTATGGGTCGAGGAGCGTTGCCGTTGATGTGGTGGGCAACACCGTAATTTTTCATGCGAATTGGCCGCTCAGCGACACAAGGCAGACGTTTTTAATAATACGCGCATGGACGACCTCTGGCGGGCGCGTTATTGATGGCACTGCAGTAACTAGATTGTGGATTGGGAAGCTTCCGCCGGGGATTAGGCTGGCAGGCGAGGAAGAGCCGCAGACGCGGAGTGAGGCTCCCTAG